DNA from Amorphoplanes friuliensis DSM 7358:
TGCTGGTGCTCACCGTCGCCGCGGTCGCCGCGGCCGGAGTCTGGGGACTGGGCGTCTTCGGCCAGCTGTCCGAGGGCGGTTACAACGACCCGGGCAGCGAGTCGACCCGCGCCGCGAACGTCGTCCGCGACGAGCTCGGCGCCCAGGGCGGCGACGTCGTCGTCATCTACACGCCCACCTCCGGCGGCATCGACGACGCTGTCCTCGGCCAGCGCATCGAGAACACACTCGGCGCCCTGCCCGGCAGCGCGGTCACGGCCGTCGCGTCGTACTGGCCGGACAAGGTCGCGCAATACAAGTCCGCCGACGGGTCGAGTGCCGTCGCAGTCCTGACGCTCGCAGGCGAGGACGACGGCGAGAAGCTCGAGTCCTACCGCGAGATCGACGACAAACTGGCGGTCGAGGGAGCCACGGTCCAGGCGGCCGGCGGTGCGCCCCTCGGTGACGCGTCGGCGACCCGCTCGACCCAGGACCTGGCGTTCGCCGAGGCCATCTCACTGCCGATCGTGCTGGTGCTGCTGCTCTTCATCTTCGGCTCGCTGGTCGCCGCGTCCCTGCCCGTGCTGGTCGGCGGCTGTGCCGTGCTCGGCTCGCTCGGAGTGCTGCACGCGGTGGCGTACACCCACGACGTCAACTCGTTCGCGGTCAACGTCGCCAGTCTGCTCGGGCTCGGCATGGCGATCGACTACGGGCTCTTCATGGTGGGGCGGTTCCGCGAGGAGCAGGGCTTCGGGCGTACGCCCGCGCAGGCGGTGACCCGGACCGTCGCGACCGCCGGGCGCACCGTGGTCTTCTCCGCGACCCTGCTCATGATCGCGCTCGCCGGCCTGCTGCTGTTCCCCCAGGGCTTCCTGAAGTCCCTGGCCTACGGCGGCCTGGCCGCCGTCGCCCTGGCCGCGATCCTGTCCCTCACCCTGCTCCCGGCCCTGCTCGCGGTCCTCGGCCCCCGCGTCGACAAGCTCCCGGTACGCCTTCCGCGCCGCAAGAACGCCGCCGCGCCGGGCACCGGCTGGTCCCGCCTCGCCGGGGCGGTGCTGCGCCGCCCGGTCCTCGTCGCGCTGCCGATCCTGGCCGGTCTGCTGGTCCTCGCGGCGCCGATCCGCGGTGTCGAGTTCGGCGAGAACGACGAGCGCATCCTGCCCGCCGGCGACTCCGCCCGGATGGCGATCGAGGCCCTCAAGTCCGACTTCCCCGCCCTGAGCAGCGCCGGCATCCAGGTCGTGCTGCGCGGGACCAAGGGCGAGCCGCCCCCGGCCGCGGTCGGCAAGGCTTTCACGGACGCGGCCAAGAAGGTGCCCGGCATCGCAGCGGTGACCCCGGCCGGCACCGGCGGCGACGCTGTTGTGCTGACCGCGACCCTGGCCGGCAAGGACCCGTTCAGCCCGGTCGCCCGCGACGCGGTCGACGCCCTGCGCGCCCTGCCCGTCACCGGCGACACGGAAGTCCTGGTCGGCGGGGCCACCGCCCGCAACGTCGACAGCCTCACCGCCACCGCCGACCGCCTGCCCCTGATGGTGTCCCTGCTGGTCGGCGCCACCTTGATCCTGATGTTCCTGGCCTTCGGCTCGGTCCTGCTGCCGATCAAGGCCGTGGTGATGAGCGCCCTGAGCCTCAGCGCCACCTTCGGCATCCTCGTCTGGATCTTCCAGGACGGCCACGGCGCAGACCTGTTGCAGGTGACCCCGGCCCCGCTCGAAGTCGGCATCGTGGTCCTCATGGCGGCCGTCGTCTTCGGCCTCTCCACCGACTACGAGGTCTTCCTCCTGTCCCGCATGGTCGAAGCCCGCACCCGCGGCGCATCGACAGCAGAAGCCGTGACCACCGGCCTCGCCCGCACAGGCCGCGTGATCAGCGCGGCAGCCGTCCTCCTCATCGTGGTGACAGGCGCCTTCGCCCTGTCCTCGGTGACCACGATGCGCTTCGTCGGCGTCGGCATGATCATCGCGCTCTTCCTCGACGCCACGGTCGTCCGCATGCTGCTGGTCCCCGCCGTCCTCAAACTGATGGGCGAGGCCGCCTGGTGGTCCCCCGGGCCCCTCCGGCGCCTCCAGCAGAAGGCCGGCCTGGCCGAATACGAAGACGAAGAACTCTTCCCCACGGTCTCCGTGGGCCGCCACGCAGCCCCGGAGTCGGCCGCCGCGCCGGCGCGGACCTCTTCAGCCAGCGCCCCGCGACACGCCTCCCGCGCCGAAACGGGCCCGGGGGCGCTGCCGGCGCCTCCGCCGAGCGCGGCCTACGCGGGTGAGTCGTTCGGCGCCGCGGCCTCGCCGTTCGCCGGGGACGACCCGGACTCGACCGGCCCGGTGTCGTTCGCCGGAAGCTCGCCGTCATTCTCCGAGGACGCCCCCGACACGACCGTCCCGCTCTCGGAGCGCGGTTCGGGCTCACCCGATCAGCCGTTCGCCGGGGCGTCGCCGGACGAGACCAGGTCGGGCACAGCGGCCGAGTGGGCCGGGGACAATCCTTCCGAAACGGTCACCGGGACGGGATCGGCTGCGGAGGGCCATGACGCCCCGGACACCTCGGCCTTTGGCGGGGTTACGCCGGTATCGCCGTCGGCGACCGGCTCCGCACCGGTGTCACCGGCCGCGGCGGGGTTCGGGTCCGGGGCAGGCTCCTCGCCGGTGTCGCGGTCTGCAACCGGGTCCGCGCCGGTGTCGCCGTCCGCAACTGGTTCCGCGCCGGTCTCAGGTTCGGCTTACGGACCGGGACCGATCGCGGGGCGTGGGCACGGGTTGCCCGTCGCCGGCTCCCGTCCCCATCCGGCGCCCTCCAAAATCACCCTGGACGAATCACCGGCATCCACCTCGGGCGGCTGGCCGACCTCGTCGGCTTCCAGGTCCGACGAGACACCCGCCGACGAGGCCGGTTCCGCGGCGCAGTCTTCCGGGCCGCCGTTCGTCACCGGTCACGCGTCCGGTGGCGCCAGTTCGTCGGACGCCTTCGCTGGTTCTTCCGAGGCCGCCGCCGGCCGCACGACGAACCGGCCGTCCGGTGAGCCGCCGACAACGCCGGCCGCAGGCGCACCGGATGCAGGCCCCTTCACCGCGCCGGAGTCCGCGGACCGGACTTCCGGCACGTCGCCCGCGGGGTCTGATTCCTCAGGTGGTCGTTCCCCCGCCGGCTACCCAACCGGATCTGCTTCTCCGAGCCGACCGCATGACCGTCCCGGCAGCGGCACCCCGGCTGGATCTCCTTCGGCGCGCGATCGTCAGGCCGCCGGGCCTGCCGCCGGTTCACCGGGCGGTTCCTCCGTCGCGCCGTCGATGTGGCCGCCGACCGGCGTCGCCACCAGGGCAACAGGCCCGTCCCCCACGGCTGCGTCCACTGGCCCGGGCACCCCGGGCACGGGCGTGCGCGGCGCCGCCGACAGTGAGAATTCCGCGGTGACCGCGAGCGCACCGGGATGGCCGGCGACTCCCGGTAGCGCCTCGGACGACCCGCCCACCCTCACCGGCTGGCCGGACGCGACCGACACCGGCGAGCGCTCGCAAGCCGGCCCGACAGGCAACAGCCCGGGCGCCGACCCGGGGGACTCCCGGTCGGTTGTTGATCCGATGGACACGCGTCCGACCGCCAACCTGGCCGACCACCTCACCGGGAGCGGCGCCCAGGGCCGGCCCGGCGACCCTCCGGCCGACAGCGCCGCCGCCGGCAAAACCGATGAGGAGCCCGGCCCGGAGACCACCGCCGTGCTCGAGCTGCGGCCGACCGTTGATCTGGCCGATCGCCGCGATCAGCAGGCCTGAGACCACCGCCACTGGCCGTTATGGCCATGTTGCGGCTATTGTGGCCCGCCGGGTGGCACGGATCCGTCGTGCGGCCGGTGTTGTCAGTACAGTGCCCCGGGAGAGTTGGGGTTCTACCGGGACGGGATGAGCATGACCGCGACAGTTGACGAGTCCGCCGCGCCGGGCGGTTACGCCGAGACCGCGGCTCCGGGCACCGACCGGGCGATCGATCCCGAACGGCTGGCGCTCTGTCTCGCCGTCATCGCCGAGGCTGCGGAGCTCGACCCCGAGCATCCCGATGCTGTGTCCGTACGGAGGGCCACTGCCGGGCTTTTCAAGGAAGTGAAGCTGCGGCGCCGCAAGGACCGTCGTGACGCGATCCTCGCGAACGATCGTGCGGTGACCGCCGCGACGGCGACGGGTGCGCCGAGCCGGATCGACGACGAGACCGCGGGCATTCTGCTGGAGACCGCGACGAAGGCGCCGACCGCCGGCGTTCTCCGGCAGCCGCGCGGGTGTTACATCTGCAAGCAGCGTTACGTGCAGGTCGACGCGTTCTATCACCAGCTCTGCCCGTCGTGCGCGGTGAAGAATCATGGTCACCGTGATGCGCGGACCGATCTGACCGGGCGGCGGGCGCTGCTGACCGGCGGCCGGGCCAAGATCGGCATGTACATCGCTCTGCGGTTGCTGCGGGACGGCGCGCACACCACGATCACCACGCGGTTCCCGAACGATGCGGTGCGGCGTTTTGCCGCCATGCCGGACAGCGCCGACTGGCTGCACCGGTTGCGGGTCGTCGGCATCGACCTGCGGGATCCCGCCCAGGTGGTCGCTCTCGCCGATTCGGTCGCGGCCCACGGTCCGCTGGACATTCTGATCAACAACGCGGCCCAGACGGTACGCCGTTCGCCCGGCTCGTACTCGGCGCTGGTGGCGGCGGAGTCCGCGCCGCTGCCGGACGGGCCGCTGCCGGAGCTGGAGTATCTCGGCGGGCATTCCTCCCCGGCGCATCCGGCGGCTCTGACGGACGGGTCGTCGTTCAGCCCGCACGCGTTGACGGCGCTGGCGCTGACCGGTGGTTCGGCGACGCCGGAGCGGATCGCGGCGTTGACGGCGATCGACGCAGGTGGTCTGGTGCCGGATCTGGCGCCGACGAACAGCTGGAGCGACAAGGTCCACGAGGTCGACGCGCTGGAGTTGCTCGAGGTGCAGCTGTGCAACATGACGGCGCCGTTCATCCTGGTCAGCAAGCTGCGTGCGGCGATGACGGCGTCGCCGTTCCCCCGCCGGTACGTGGTGAACGTGTCCGCGATGGAGGGGGTGTTCGCGCGCGGTTACAAGGGCGCGGGGCACCCGCACACGAACATGGCGAAGGCCGCGCTGAACATGCTGACGCGGACCAGCGCCGAGGACATGTTCACCGACGGCATCCTCATGACCAGCGTCGACACCGGCTGGATCACCGACGAGCGCCCGCACCCGACAAAGATGCGCCTGGCCGAGGAGGGCTTCCACGCCCCGCTCGACCTGGTCGACGGCGCGGCGCGCGTCTACGACCCGATCGTCCGCGGCGAGCAGGGCGAGGACCTGTACGGCATTTTCCTGAAGGACTACGCCCCGATCGCCTGGTGACCGGTCAGCCGTCGTAGGCGGCGCGGGCCTGTTCGACACGGTCGAGGTGGCCGTCCGCCCAGGTGGCGAGCGAGGCGAAGAGCGGGGCGAGGCTGAGCCCGAGGTCGCTGATCTCGTACTCGACGCGGGGTGGCACCTCGGGGTGGTACGTCCGGGTGATCAGCCCGTCGCGTTCGAGTTGCCGCAGCCGCTGCGTGAGGACTTTCGGTGTGATGCCGGTGATCCGTCGTTGCAGCTCGACGAACCGCTGCCGCCCGAACGCGTGCAGCGACCACAGGATCGGCGTGGTCCACCGGCTGAAGACGATGTCGACGACGGGTGCGATGGGGCAGGCGACCGTGGGATCGTCACGCGTACTCGGCGTCATGGATAGTCGCTTTCCTCTAGGTACCTACTATCCGCGCGATGCTAGCTTCCCCGGACCACAACGGAGGGAAGCAACATGATCGTGGTGACCGGGGCGACCGGCAATGTCGGCAGCCATCTGATGAAGGAACTGGCCGGCGAGGACGTCCGCGCCCTCTCGCGGAGCACGGGCGCCGACCTGACCGATCCGGGCTCACTGCGTCCGGCGCTGGAGGGCGCGGAGGCGCTTTTCCTCATGGTGCCGGGCGACGGCCGCGGGATCGACCCGGCCGCCGTGCTCGACGTCGCCGAGGCGGCCGGTGTGAAGCGGGTGGTCCTGCTCTCGTCCCAAGGCGTACGCACCCGCCCGGAAGCGCAGTCGCACGCCCATCTGGGCCGGTTCGAAGCCGCCGTGCGCAACTCCGGTCTGGAGTGGACGGTTCTGCGCCCGGCCGGTTTTGCCAGCAACGCCTACGCCTGGGCGCCGTCCGTGCGCGAACAGCGCCTGGTCGCGGCACCGTTCGCCGACGTCGCCCTGCCGGTCGTGGACCCGGCGGACCTCGCGGCCTGCGCGGCGGTCACCCTCCGCGGAGGCCACCACACCCACGTGTACGAGCTGACGGGCCCAGTCCCCATCTCCCCGCGGGAGCAGGCTTCCGACCTCGCCACGGCACTCGGTGAGCAGGTGACGTTCGTGGAACTGACCCGCGAGGAGGCGGCCACCCACCTGGGCGCGTTCATGCCCCCGGAGGTGGTCGAAGGCACCCTCGACATCCTCGGCTCACCCACCGCCGCCGAGCGCACGGTGAGCCCGGACGTGGCGACGCTGCTGGGCCGCGACCCGTACCCGTTCGTGGCCTGGGCGGCCCGGAACGTGGCGGCCTTCAGGACACCCTGAGCTGCTTCTCCGCGACAAAGCTGAAGATCCGGTCGGCGCTCGTCAGCGGCTTCGGCGGATGGACTAGGCGGTGGGCGCCCACCCCGGACTCGCCGCCGTGGACAAGTTCGAAGCCGCGGGCCGAGAACCAGTCGCGGATGACCGGTACGAGGTCCGGCGGGCGCCGGTGCCGGGTCCAGACGACGGTTCCGCCTTCACGGCAGAGCTGGGCGCAGGCCTCGACCGTCCGGAGCACGTCCGCGTCGGTCACGTTGCCGAAGACCCCGCAGGCCAGCACCAGGTCGGCCGGTGCCAGGTCGCGGTAGTGCCGCATCAGGCCCGCATCGGCCTGGACGATCTCGACACCGTCGAGTCCGGCGGCGCGGGCGTTCGCCTCGGCGACCGCCGTGCTGCGGGGGTCGAGCTCGACCAGGCGGGCCCGCACGTCGTGGCCGCGCGGGTGCGTGGCGAGGACACCGATCAGGTCGCGGCCCTGCCCGGCGCACATGCTGAGCGCGGTGAGCGGCCCGTCCGGCGCCCGGTCCAGCGCGGCCCGGACGACACCCTGCACCTCGGCCAGGCGCCGGGACAGTGCTGACTCCGGATCGTCGTAGTCGTCATGCCAGGCGGCCCAGTCCATGTCACGCTCCTCCGGCTTGTTCGCTCGGGTTGATCGTAGGCAGACAGGCCAGCAGGTCGTACGCGTCCAGGACCGGTGTCGCCTGGAAGCCGTCCAGCAACCGGATGCTGTCCGGGCCGGGCACGAGGCCCCGGGCACGGCGGAGGTCGATCAGGCGCGCTGTGTCCGTACCGGTGAAGGCGGCCTCGACGCTGCCCGGTTGCGGCGGTGGCAGCTCAGCTCCGACGGTCGCGACGCCGCCGGGGGCGGCGGGATCGAGGCGATGTGTCACGGTGCGGCCGGCGGTGGCGGTGACCGCAACGGTCAGGTAGTCCTCGCCGAGCCGGGTGGCCAGGTGATGGCCCATCCCCGACAGCGCGAACTGCGGTGTGGTCACCGGCGTGCGCTGGATGTGGTTGTTGTGCGCGCCGATGACGATGCGCGCGTCCGGGCCCAGCTCGTCGAGCAGCCAGAACACCGTCTCGGCCATCCCGCGGTCCCGCGCGCTCACCTTCGGATGACTGGTGTCGCCGCCGGCGCGAGCCGCGTAGCTGCGCAGGGCCTGGTCCAGCCAGCACGCGAGCCGCAGCTCGTGCCGCACCGTCCGGTAGGTCGCCGCGCCGTCCGCGCGGGTGTACTCGGTCTCGAGCGCGTCGAAACGCGCGGCCAGCTCGGCCAGGGCGGCGGTCATCGCGTCCCGGTCCGCGGGGTCCAGCTCGGCGTACGCCCGGTAGGCGGGCATCGAGTGCTCTCCCGCGTACTTCTGCATCCGCGCGGACAGCGCGTCGACCAGCGGAAGAGCGTCGGGGTCGGTGCGGCCGAGGAACCCGGCGACGTGCTCGATCGCGGGCAGCGGCGACGCGGTGTTCCCCGGCACGTCCAGCCCGGCGAAGCGCACGGGCGGCTTCGCCTCCCGCATCCATTCCAGCTGCTCACGCATCTCCGGGCACCGGCCCATCCTGTACGTGATGTGGTCGTCGGCAACCGCACGCACGTCACCCGGCCCGCCCCGCACCCAGGCGTCCACCGCCAGTCCCTCGCTGAACCCGGACTCCATCGCGAACACCGTGAAAC
Protein-coding regions in this window:
- a CDS encoding erythromycin esterase family protein, coding for MAVNFGAFVTGHSVPLDDLEPLADLFRGARVVAIGENAHMISEFYLFRHRLLRFLTERCGFTVFAMESGFSEGLAVDAWVRGGPGDVRAVADDHITYRMGRCPEMREQLEWMREAKPPVRFAGLDVPGNTASPLPAIEHVAGFLGRTDPDALPLVDALSARMQKYAGEHSMPAYRAYAELDPADRDAMTAALAELAARFDALETEYTRADGAATYRTVRHELRLACWLDQALRSYAARAGGDTSHPKVSARDRGMAETVFWLLDELGPDARIVIGAHNNHIQRTPVTTPQFALSGMGHHLATRLGEDYLTVAVTATAGRTVTHRLDPAAPGGVATVGAELPPPQPGSVEAAFTGTDTARLIDLRRARGLVPGPDSIRLLDGFQATPVLDAYDLLACLPTINPSEQAGGA
- a CDS encoding SDR family oxidoreductase — its product is MTATVDESAAPGGYAETAAPGTDRAIDPERLALCLAVIAEAAELDPEHPDAVSVRRATAGLFKEVKLRRRKDRRDAILANDRAVTAATATGAPSRIDDETAGILLETATKAPTAGVLRQPRGCYICKQRYVQVDAFYHQLCPSCAVKNHGHRDARTDLTGRRALLTGGRAKIGMYIALRLLRDGAHTTITTRFPNDAVRRFAAMPDSADWLHRLRVVGIDLRDPAQVVALADSVAAHGPLDILINNAAQTVRRSPGSYSALVAAESAPLPDGPLPELEYLGGHSSPAHPAALTDGSSFSPHALTALALTGGSATPERIAALTAIDAGGLVPDLAPTNSWSDKVHEVDALELLEVQLCNMTAPFILVSKLRAAMTASPFPRRYVVNVSAMEGVFARGYKGAGHPHTNMAKAALNMLTRTSAEDMFTDGILMTSVDTGWITDERPHPTKMRLAEEGFHAPLDLVDGAARVYDPIVRGEQGEDLYGIFLKDYAPIAW
- a CDS encoding winged helix-turn-helix transcriptional regulator; amino-acid sequence: MTPSTRDDPTVACPIAPVVDIVFSRWTTPILWSLHAFGRQRFVELQRRITGITPKVLTQRLRQLERDGLITRTYHPEVPPRVEYEISDLGLSLAPLFASLATWADGHLDRVEQARAAYDG
- a CDS encoding SDR family oxidoreductase, with the protein product MIVVTGATGNVGSHLMKELAGEDVRALSRSTGADLTDPGSLRPALEGAEALFLMVPGDGRGIDPAAVLDVAEAAGVKRVVLLSSQGVRTRPEAQSHAHLGRFEAAVRNSGLEWTVLRPAGFASNAYAWAPSVREQRLVAAPFADVALPVVDPADLAACAAVTLRGGHHTHVYELTGPVPISPREQASDLATALGEQVTFVELTREEAATHLGAFMPPEVVEGTLDILGSPTAAERTVSPDVATLLGRDPYPFVAWAARNVAAFRTP
- a CDS encoding methyltransferase domain-containing protein → MDWAAWHDDYDDPESALSRRLAEVQGVVRAALDRAPDGPLTALSMCAGQGRDLIGVLATHPRGHDVRARLVELDPRSTAVAEANARAAGLDGVEIVQADAGLMRHYRDLAPADLVLACGVFGNVTDADVLRTVEACAQLCREGGTVVWTRHRRPPDLVPVIRDWFSARGFELVHGGESGVGAHRLVHPPKPLTSADRIFSFVAEKQLRVS
- a CDS encoding MMPL family transporter; translated protein: MFAAWGSWVARFRWPVLVLTVAAVAAAGVWGLGVFGQLSEGGYNDPGSESTRAANVVRDELGAQGGDVVVIYTPTSGGIDDAVLGQRIENTLGALPGSAVTAVASYWPDKVAQYKSADGSSAVAVLTLAGEDDGEKLESYREIDDKLAVEGATVQAAGGAPLGDASATRSTQDLAFAEAISLPIVLVLLLFIFGSLVAASLPVLVGGCAVLGSLGVLHAVAYTHDVNSFAVNVASLLGLGMAIDYGLFMVGRFREEQGFGRTPAQAVTRTVATAGRTVVFSATLLMIALAGLLLFPQGFLKSLAYGGLAAVALAAILSLTLLPALLAVLGPRVDKLPVRLPRRKNAAAPGTGWSRLAGAVLRRPVLVALPILAGLLVLAAPIRGVEFGENDERILPAGDSARMAIEALKSDFPALSSAGIQVVLRGTKGEPPPAAVGKAFTDAAKKVPGIAAVTPAGTGGDAVVLTATLAGKDPFSPVARDAVDALRALPVTGDTEVLVGGATARNVDSLTATADRLPLMVSLLVGATLILMFLAFGSVLLPIKAVVMSALSLSATFGILVWIFQDGHGADLLQVTPAPLEVGIVVLMAAVVFGLSTDYEVFLLSRMVEARTRGASTAEAVTTGLARTGRVISAAAVLLIVVTGAFALSSVTTMRFVGVGMIIALFLDATVVRMLLVPAVLKLMGEAAWWSPGPLRRLQQKAGLAEYEDEELFPTVSVGRHAAPESAAAPARTSSASAPRHASRAETGPGALPAPPPSAAYAGESFGAAASPFAGDDPDSTGPVSFAGSSPSFSEDAPDTTVPLSERGSGSPDQPFAGASPDETRSGTAAEWAGDNPSETVTGTGSAAEGHDAPDTSAFGGVTPVSPSATGSAPVSPAAAGFGSGAGSSPVSRSATGSAPVSPSATGSAPVSGSAYGPGPIAGRGHGLPVAGSRPHPAPSKITLDESPASTSGGWPTSSASRSDETPADEAGSAAQSSGPPFVTGHASGGASSSDAFAGSSEAAAGRTTNRPSGEPPTTPAAGAPDAGPFTAPESADRTSGTSPAGSDSSGGRSPAGYPTGSASPSRPHDRPGSGTPAGSPSARDRQAAGPAAGSPGGSSVAPSMWPPTGVATRATGPSPTAASTGPGTPGTGVRGAADSENSAVTASAPGWPATPGSASDDPPTLTGWPDATDTGERSQAGPTGNSPGADPGDSRSVVDPMDTRPTANLADHLTGSGAQGRPGDPPADSAAAGKTDEEPGPETTAVLELRPTVDLADRRDQQA